In a single window of the Streptomyces sp. HUAS ZL42 genome:
- a CDS encoding FG-GAP repeat domain-containing protein, translating into MLAGAAAAVLAAGVFVMLPADADATTPARGDLDADGTTDLVYRNVAGQLYVNTGSAETMVLDSDLTKVKDVLTPGDLDSDGVQDVLTVSPSGVLYFHTGVYARTPGGLGSRRSVATGWQIYNKVAAPGDLNRDGKADLLARTPAGSLYYYPGTGTGAFGSRVLVGTGWQQYDELVGAGDLNGDGVGDLLARTPAGVLYRYTGNSGGTFNARVKDPKTDWALYNQIIGGGDWDGNGKTDLLARDFSGALWFYPGDGRGTFGARAARSKGWGKVTQFAGAGNNPHFGKFGTMARTSAGSVYSYEVTGTGTLTGKLLVGAAWPSSTTRLAYASSLRDNGLADLVVHSISSGKLTNPAFYALSDPLLATGSTAYNRVVGPGDLTGDGKGDLLAVATDGTLYLYAGNGSGTYLASRVRIGTGWKIYNAIVGAGDFTGDGRPDLLARDTAGVLWRYAGTGSASAPFSARVKVGTGWQQYKKLFSPGDADGDGKADLMATNSTGALYFYAGTGTGGFKSRVTKATSGWSAWADLL; encoded by the coding sequence GTGCTGGCCGGCGCGGCGGCGGCGGTGCTCGCGGCAGGCGTCTTCGTGATGCTGCCCGCCGACGCGGACGCGACCACTCCCGCGCGCGGCGACCTCGACGCGGACGGCACGACCGACCTGGTCTACCGCAATGTCGCGGGCCAGTTGTACGTCAACACCGGCTCGGCCGAGACCATGGTCCTCGACTCGGACCTCACCAAGGTCAAGGACGTGCTCACGCCGGGCGACCTCGACTCGGACGGCGTCCAGGACGTGCTGACCGTCAGCCCGAGCGGCGTGCTGTACTTCCACACCGGTGTCTACGCACGCACCCCCGGCGGCCTGGGCTCCCGCCGTTCGGTTGCGACCGGCTGGCAGATCTACAACAAGGTCGCCGCCCCCGGAGACCTGAACCGCGACGGCAAGGCCGACCTGCTGGCCCGCACCCCGGCCGGCTCGCTCTACTACTACCCGGGCACGGGCACCGGCGCCTTCGGCAGCCGTGTGCTGGTCGGCACCGGCTGGCAGCAGTACGACGAGCTGGTCGGCGCCGGCGACCTCAACGGCGACGGCGTCGGCGATCTGCTGGCCCGCACCCCGGCCGGTGTGCTCTACCGCTACACGGGCAACAGCGGCGGCACCTTCAACGCCCGGGTCAAGGACCCGAAGACCGACTGGGCGCTGTACAACCAGATCATCGGCGGCGGCGACTGGGACGGCAACGGCAAGACCGACCTGCTGGCCAGGGACTTCTCCGGCGCCCTGTGGTTCTACCCGGGCGACGGCAGGGGCACCTTCGGCGCCCGGGCCGCCCGCAGCAAGGGCTGGGGCAAGGTCACGCAGTTCGCGGGAGCCGGCAACAACCCGCACTTCGGCAAGTTCGGGACCATGGCCCGTACCTCGGCCGGATCCGTCTACAGCTACGAGGTCACCGGCACCGGCACCCTGACCGGCAAGCTGCTGGTCGGCGCGGCCTGGCCCTCCTCCACCACCCGCCTCGCGTACGCCTCCTCCCTCCGCGACAACGGTCTCGCCGACCTGGTCGTGCACTCCATCAGCAGCGGCAAGCTGACCAACCCGGCGTTCTACGCCCTCTCGGACCCCCTGCTCGCCACCGGCTCCACCGCCTACAACCGGGTCGTCGGCCCCGGCGACCTGACCGGTGACGGCAAGGGCGACCTGCTGGCCGTGGCCACCGACGGCACGCTCTACCTCTACGCGGGCAACGGCTCCGGCACCTACCTCGCCTCCCGCGTCAGGATCGGCACCGGCTGGAAGATCTACAACGCCATCGTGGGCGCCGGCGACTTCACCGGCGACGGCCGACCCGACCTGCTGGCCCGGGACACCGCCGGCGTCCTGTGGCGCTACGCGGGCACGGGCAGCGCGTCCGCCCCCTTCTCGGCCCGGGTGAAGGTCGGGACCGGCTGGCAGCAGTACAAGAAGCTGTTCTCCCCCGGCGACGCCGACGGCGACGGCAAGGCCGACCTCATGGCCACGAACTCCACCGGCGCCCTGTACTTCTACGCGGGCACCGGCACGGGCGGCTTCAAGTCCCGCGTCACCAAGGCCACCAGCGGCTGGAGCGCCTGGGCCGACCTGCTGTGA
- a CDS encoding alkaline phosphatase, whose amino-acid sequence MHPSDKKTGAHGIRRRRFLGAGAVTLGAAGGVAAGQVLMGSASASVGGATAPAGAGASVSGTVFKLGVASGDPLPTAIVLWTRVVPPHQGSSGILPPTVAVSWELASDSGFATIVKSGTATASSSLGYSVHVDVRDLTPATDYWYRFKALGRTSVTGRTRTAPAAGSSPANLRIALASCQNWQHGYFTAYQDMREQQPDLVLFVGDYIYESSAYSYRVRRHEGSGQPVTLAQYRARHEQYNSDPDLQAMRAAAPFVVVFDDHEVEQDWAGDVANDPVAWPTAKFLARRAAAFQAFYEHMPIRAAQKPSGPDVLMYRSLDFGDLARLHVLDTRQYRDDQATTPDGALETGRVITGDTQRNWLVNSMRNSGARWNLVASQVMMAETDFLAGVGKQWSYDAWDGYQKERAALLADFQDIRNPVVLSGDRHRTIVSDLKLDYDDVDSAVVGAEFVGTSISSSGDEDLQAFAAEWAPKLADNPHWKIIDARRGYLLFDITADGIDAQLRAISTVLTRNGTTTTAASFRVQDGVPGVHRVEAQAESSASASADESAGPQDTAAPGDATAPAATATDSAEPTTAPATDTESASPSTADSASAPSADVSTDVAPTP is encoded by the coding sequence GTGCACCCGAGCGACAAGAAAACCGGCGCCCATGGGATACGCCGCAGGCGGTTCCTGGGCGCCGGAGCCGTCACGCTGGGGGCCGCGGGCGGGGTGGCCGCCGGACAGGTGCTGATGGGCAGCGCCTCGGCCTCCGTGGGCGGGGCGACCGCCCCGGCCGGTGCCGGTGCCTCGGTGAGCGGCACGGTGTTCAAGCTGGGTGTCGCCTCCGGCGACCCGCTGCCCACCGCGATCGTGCTGTGGACCCGGGTGGTGCCGCCCCACCAGGGCAGCTCCGGCATCCTGCCCCCCACCGTCGCGGTGAGTTGGGAACTCGCCTCGGACAGCGGCTTCGCCACGATCGTCAAGAGCGGTACGGCGACGGCGAGCAGCAGCCTCGGTTACAGCGTCCACGTGGATGTCAGGGACCTGACTCCGGCCACCGACTACTGGTACCGGTTCAAGGCGCTGGGCCGCACCTCCGTCACCGGCCGGACCCGCACCGCCCCCGCCGCCGGAAGCAGCCCCGCAAACCTGCGGATCGCGCTGGCGTCCTGCCAGAACTGGCAGCACGGCTACTTCACCGCCTACCAGGACATGCGCGAACAGCAGCCGGACCTGGTGCTGTTCGTCGGCGACTACATCTACGAGAGCTCCGCCTACTCCTACCGCGTACGCCGCCACGAGGGCTCGGGCCAGCCCGTCACGCTCGCGCAGTACCGCGCCCGCCACGAGCAGTACAACAGCGACCCGGATCTGCAGGCGATGCGTGCCGCCGCACCCTTCGTGGTCGTCTTCGACGACCACGAGGTGGAGCAGGACTGGGCGGGTGACGTGGCCAACGATCCGGTCGCCTGGCCCACCGCGAAATTCCTGGCCCGCCGGGCGGCCGCCTTCCAGGCCTTCTACGAGCACATGCCGATCCGCGCCGCCCAGAAGCCGAGCGGCCCGGACGTCCTGATGTACCGGTCGCTCGACTTCGGCGACCTGGCCCGGCTGCACGTCCTGGACACCCGGCAGTACCGCGACGACCAGGCGACCACTCCCGACGGGGCCTTGGAGACCGGCCGCGTCATCACGGGCGACACCCAGCGGAACTGGCTGGTGAACAGCATGCGCAATTCCGGCGCGCGGTGGAACCTGGTCGCCTCCCAGGTGATGATGGCCGAGACCGACTTCCTCGCCGGTGTGGGCAAGCAGTGGTCGTACGACGCCTGGGACGGTTACCAGAAGGAACGCGCCGCCCTGCTCGCCGACTTCCAGGACATCCGCAACCCCGTGGTGCTGTCCGGCGACAGGCACCGCACCATCGTCAGCGACCTCAAGCTGGACTACGACGACGTGGACTCGGCCGTGGTCGGCGCGGAGTTCGTCGGGACCTCCATCTCCAGCAGCGGAGACGAGGATCTGCAGGCCTTCGCCGCCGAGTGGGCCCCGAAGCTGGCGGACAACCCGCACTGGAAGATCATCGACGCCCGGCGCGGCTATCTGCTGTTCGACATCACCGCGGACGGCATCGACGCACAGCTGCGGGCGATCTCCACCGTGCTGACCAGGAACGGGACGACCACCACGGCCGCGAGTTTCCGGGTGCAGGACGGAGTACCCGGCGTCCACCGGGTCGAGGCCCAGGCCGAGTCGTCGGCGAGTGCGAGTGCGGACGAGTCCGCAGGGCCCCAGGACACGGCCGCACCAGGGGACGCGACCGCCCCGGCGGCCACGGCGACGGACTCGGCGGAGCCGACCACAGCCCCGGCCACGGACACCGAGTCCGCGTCGCCGTCCACCGCCGATTCCGCGAGCGCCCCCTCCGCCGACGTCTCCACCGACGTCGCCCCCACCCCCTGA
- a CDS encoding indole-3-glycerol phosphate synthase, which translates to MFTSVLMIEKALTSADVEFVTTLHGDEQVAFHVLLQPRGDQADRLLRAIDDVALGEIDEATREGETPEGDEAKGFGERALEVSLQALHGAGSEAEGRLIEDHPLDALKSLVDEIDADEVIVLTDPHYVEEFFHRDWASRARHKVGVPVLKLFSHSKV; encoded by the coding sequence GTGTTCACAAGCGTATTGATGATCGAGAAGGCCCTGACGTCCGCCGACGTGGAGTTCGTCACCACCCTGCACGGGGACGAGCAGGTCGCCTTCCATGTGCTGCTCCAGCCGCGTGGCGACCAGGCGGACCGGCTGTTGCGAGCCATCGACGACGTCGCGCTCGGCGAGATCGACGAGGCGACGCGGGAGGGGGAGACGCCCGAGGGCGACGAGGCGAAGGGGTTCGGCGAGCGTGCCCTCGAGGTGTCCCTGCAGGCGCTGCACGGAGCCGGCAGCGAGGCGGAGGGGCGGCTGATCGAGGACCACCCCCTGGACGCGTTGAAGTCCCTCGTGGACGAGATCGACGCGGACGAGGTGATCGTCCTGACCGATCCTCACTACGTGGAGGAGTTCTTCCATCGGGACTGGGCTTCCCGGGCTCGGCACAAGGTGGGGGTGCCGGTGCTGAAGTTGTTCTCGCACAGCAAGGTGTGA
- a CDS encoding YqjF family protein, whose product MPPTSSPQPPAPVPPDPITADAPVPIARPLLTQSWLDLTFLHWAADPADVAGLLPAGTVPDTLDGVTYVGLVAFRMHRVGWFRLPGVPYLGSFPETNVRLYSVDEHGRRGVVFRSLDASRLLPVAVARTGFRMPYLWSRMAVRADGDTVTYTSSRRWPGPRGARSRITVRVGERIEEPTELEHFLTARWGMHSTFFGRPMYLPNAHPRWPLHRADLVECEEDLVTAAGLPQPTGAPVSVLYSPGVPARFDRPARPAGIPTP is encoded by the coding sequence ATGCCGCCGACATCCTCTCCGCAGCCGCCGGCCCCCGTGCCCCCGGACCCGATAACGGCGGACGCGCCGGTGCCGATAGCGCGCCCGCTGCTCACCCAGTCCTGGCTCGACCTGACCTTCCTGCACTGGGCGGCCGACCCCGCCGACGTGGCCGGGCTGTTGCCGGCCGGGACGGTCCCGGACACCCTGGATGGCGTCACTTACGTCGGTCTGGTCGCGTTCCGGATGCACCGGGTCGGCTGGTTCCGGCTTCCCGGCGTTCCTTACCTGGGGAGCTTTCCCGAGACCAACGTCCGGCTCTACTCGGTGGACGAGCACGGGCGGCGCGGCGTGGTGTTCCGGTCACTGGACGCCTCCCGCCTGCTGCCGGTGGCCGTGGCGCGGACCGGCTTCCGGATGCCCTACCTGTGGTCGCGGATGGCCGTCCGTGCCGACGGCGACACCGTCACCTACACCAGTTCCCGGCGCTGGCCCGGACCTCGCGGCGCCCGCAGCCGCATCACCGTGCGGGTGGGCGAACGCATCGAGGAGCCCACCGAGTTGGAGCACTTCCTGACCGCCCGCTGGGGCATGCACAGCACGTTCTTCGGCCGCCCGATGTACCTGCCCAACGCCCATCCGCGCTGGCCCCTGCACCGGGCGGACCTGGTCGAGTGCGAGGAGGACCTGGTGACGGCGGCCGGTCTCCCGCAACCCACGGGTGCGCCGGTGAGCGTCCTGTACTCGCCCGGCGTCCCGGCCCGCTTCGACCGCCCGGCCCGCCCGGCCGGCATCCCGACGCCCTGA
- a CDS encoding DUF4232 domain-containing protein, whose amino-acid sequence MRRTLISVATVLLLVGAAGCSSSVSSSSSGAGDEPGSGSGAGSSSTAAGGGSETGGSHSGSSGASSPPAGVLFGADSLPTPAADHCRTKNLTAVARGTGQGRASVVITNEGDGSCTVRGFPSLLFIGETGRTELPVDWAGSAADAAKVTLAPGDSASAALTFTSLDECDAVTALDIVPPGESRPLTPAFTTTGGKKAAVRICDTGVRVKAFSSSR is encoded by the coding sequence ATGCGCCGAACATTGATATCCGTAGCCACGGTCCTGTTGCTCGTCGGCGCGGCAGGGTGTTCCTCGTCCGTTTCCTCCTCGTCCTCCGGCGCCGGGGACGAACCCGGAAGCGGCTCCGGTGCGGGCTCGTCGAGCACGGCGGCGGGGGGCGGGTCGGAGACCGGCGGCTCCCACAGCGGCAGCAGCGGCGCGTCCTCGCCGCCCGCCGGGGTGCTCTTCGGAGCCGACTCCCTCCCCACCCCGGCCGCCGACCACTGCCGTACGAAGAACCTGACGGCCGTGGCACGCGGCACCGGTCAGGGCCGGGCCTCGGTCGTGATCACCAACGAGGGGGACGGCTCCTGCACGGTACGCGGCTTCCCCTCCCTCCTCTTCATCGGTGAGACGGGCCGGACCGAACTGCCCGTGGACTGGGCCGGGTCAGCCGCCGACGCCGCGAAGGTCACCCTCGCTCCCGGCGATTCGGCTTCCGCCGCGCTCACCTTCACCAGCCTCGACGAGTGCGACGCGGTGACCGCCCTCGACATCGTCCCTCCTGGCGAATCCCGGCCCCTCACCCCCGCGTTCACCACCACCGGCGGCAAGAAGGCCGCGGTACGCATCTGCGACACCGGCGTACGGGTGAAGGCGTTCTCGTCCTCGCGGTGA
- the msrB gene encoding peptide-methionine (R)-S-oxide reductase MsrB: MSYDVEKPDEQWRAELTPAEYAVLRQAATEPAFTGEYTDSKTKGVYSCRACDAELFTSTTKFDSHCGWPSFYDPKDTDAVELVEDRSHGMVRTEVRCARCGSHLGHVFEGEGYPTPTDQRYCINSISLRLTPDEG, translated from the coding sequence ATGTCGTACGACGTCGAGAAGCCGGACGAGCAGTGGCGCGCGGAGCTGACCCCGGCCGAGTACGCCGTACTGCGCCAGGCGGCCACGGAGCCCGCCTTCACCGGTGAGTACACCGACTCCAAGACGAAGGGCGTGTACTCCTGCCGCGCCTGCGACGCCGAACTCTTCACCTCCACCACGAAGTTCGACTCCCACTGCGGCTGGCCGTCCTTCTACGACCCGAAGGACACCGACGCGGTCGAACTCGTCGAGGACCGGTCGCACGGCATGGTGCGCACCGAGGTGCGGTGCGCCCGGTGCGGGTCGCACCTCGGGCATGTCTTCGAGGGCGAGGGCTATCCCACTCCGACCGACCAGCGGTACTGCATCAACAGCATCTCGCTGCGGCTGACGCCGGACGAGGGCTGA
- the murC gene encoding UDP-N-acetylmuramate--L-alanine ligase — translation MAPGLPTAMDRPHFIGIGGAGMSGIAKILAQRGAKVAGSDAKESATAEALRALGATVHIGHAAENLADDAGCVVVSSAIRADNPELARAAELGIPVVHRSDALAALMEGLRPIAVAGTHGKTTTTSMLAVSLTELGLRPSYAIGGDLDAPGSNALHGDGDIFVAEADESDRSFHKYAPEVAIVLNVELDHHANYASMEEIYESFETFVGKIVPGGTLVISADHEGARELTRRVEDVRVVTYGEAEDADVRVLSVAAQGLKSEVTVLLDGRELTFTVSVPGRHYAHNAVAALAAGAALGVPAAELAPALAAYKGVKRRLQLKGEAAGVQVIDSYAHHPTEMTADLEAMRAAAGDARILVVFQPHLFSRTQELGKEMGQSLSLADASVVLDIYPAREDPVPGVTSELIIEAARAAGADVTPVHDKAAVPSVIAGMAKPGDLVLTMGAGDVTDLGPQILDRLAQK, via the coding sequence ATGGCACCCGGCCTTCCCACCGCCATGGACCGACCGCACTTCATCGGCATCGGCGGCGCCGGGATGTCGGGGATCGCGAAGATCCTCGCGCAGCGCGGGGCGAAGGTGGCGGGGAGCGACGCGAAGGAGTCGGCGACCGCCGAGGCCCTGCGTGCGCTGGGCGCGACCGTGCACATCGGGCACGCGGCGGAGAACCTCGCCGACGACGCCGGCTGTGTCGTCGTGTCGTCGGCGATCCGCGCGGACAACCCGGAGCTGGCGCGCGCGGCCGAGCTGGGCATCCCGGTGGTGCACCGCTCCGACGCCCTCGCCGCGCTGATGGAGGGCCTGCGCCCGATCGCGGTCGCGGGAACCCACGGCAAGACGACCACCACGTCCATGCTGGCGGTGTCCCTGACGGAGCTGGGCCTCAGGCCGTCGTACGCGATCGGCGGCGACCTCGACGCGCCCGGCTCCAACGCCCTGCACGGCGACGGCGACATCTTCGTCGCCGAGGCGGACGAATCGGACCGCAGCTTCCACAAGTACGCCCCCGAGGTCGCGATCGTCCTCAACGTGGAGCTGGACCACCACGCCAACTACGCGTCGATGGAGGAGATCTACGAGTCCTTCGAGACGTTCGTGGGGAAGATCGTGCCCGGTGGCACGCTGGTGATCTCCGCCGACCACGAGGGGGCGCGGGAGCTCACGCGGAGGGTCGAGGACGTCCGGGTCGTGACGTACGGCGAGGCCGAGGACGCCGACGTGCGCGTGCTGTCCGTGGCGGCGCAGGGCCTCAAGAGCGAGGTCACCGTCCTCCTGGACGGCCGGGAGCTGACCTTCACGGTGTCGGTCCCCGGCCGGCACTACGCGCACAACGCCGTGGCCGCGCTGGCGGCCGGTGCCGCGCTGGGCGTCCCCGCGGCGGAACTGGCCCCGGCCCTGGCCGCGTACAAGGGCGTCAAGCGGCGTCTGCAGCTGAAGGGCGAGGCGGCCGGCGTCCAGGTGATCGACTCGTACGCGCACCACCCGACCGAGATGACGGCGGACCTGGAGGCGATGCGCGCGGCGGCCGGTGACGCCCGCATCCTGGTCGTCTTCCAGCCCCACCTCTTCTCCCGCACCCAGGAACTGGGCAAGGAGATGGGCCAGTCCCTGTCCCTGGCCGACGCCTCGGTCGTCCTCGACATCTACCCGGCCCGCGAGGACCCGGTCCCGGGCGTGACCAGCGAGCTGATCATCGAGGCGGCGCGGGCCGCGGGCGCGGACGTGACGCCGGTGCACGACAAGGCCGCGGTGCCGTCCGTGATCGCGGGAATGGCGAAGCCCGGTGATCTCGTTCTCACCATGGGCGCGGGTGACGTCACGGACCTCGGCCCGCAGATTCTGGACCGTCTCGCACAGAAGTAA
- a CDS encoding tetratricopeptide repeat protein produces the protein MQAGEGRTPDRGRYDDHVDFRQGTFLGPVAAQMNVIHHDRPAPPPPSTLPTAQAGFIGRKRELAVLGGELEPAVHPAAPDAPVVCVVTGLGGIGKTALALKAAHRARARGWFTGGTLFLDLAGYDDNPVTPAQAVTSLLYALGVGAFGLPTEEVDQYAVYRSHLADLADHDRRVLLVLDNVSDSAQVSPLLPGSGPHCVLITSRESHESLIARELPLGPLSPDESAELIGTALHRRTPDDDRPLGEADAVRELARLCGHMPLALRIATALLHRRRAHRPLTSLVEELRAGTDPTRVLRSRGVDEYGRALAMAPVFEVSFRRLPPGRARALCLLAQVPCPDFSTDTVAVATGLDRTAVLDLLDDLMCAHLVSGERPGDDRPERWRIHDLVRGYASTLAADPALVAEGRRARQRTRRHYRTMAEAADRHLRALHEDPPPGTFTGRADALAWCDAERVNLVAAAQWPDEQDAADTLGLALHLAEFLRERRFFEDWIAVSRVARDIAHRLQDRHAEATVCNHLGNALLRAGRSEEALEPVTYAADLFHRLADPTGEGLAWNILGLAQRRVDRAEEAVFTHLRARDRFRATGARSLEGRAWHNLGLALEATGRLDEAADALRQACAIHHATRNRILQGDSLNGLGCALHTAGRTDQAVVVFQESLRIRQEYDNWYATSQTWNNLARALEAAGRPDEAADARDRAAEASSRAGTTVAVYGHYH, from the coding sequence GTGCAGGCAGGAGAGGGCCGTACGCCGGACCGGGGCCGGTACGACGACCACGTCGACTTCCGGCAGGGCACCTTCCTGGGCCCCGTGGCCGCACAGATGAACGTCATCCACCACGACCGCCCTGCTCCGCCCCCTCCGTCCACGCTGCCGACCGCCCAGGCGGGGTTCATCGGACGGAAGAGGGAGCTGGCCGTGCTTGGCGGCGAACTCGAGCCCGCCGTTCACCCGGCCGCCCCGGACGCGCCGGTCGTCTGCGTGGTCACCGGGCTCGGCGGCATCGGCAAGACCGCGCTCGCCCTGAAGGCCGCGCACCGTGCGCGCGCCAGGGGCTGGTTCACCGGGGGAACCCTCTTCCTCGACCTCGCCGGCTACGACGACAACCCCGTCACGCCCGCGCAGGCCGTGACGTCGCTGCTGTACGCCCTCGGGGTCGGCGCGTTCGGCCTGCCCACCGAGGAGGTCGACCAGTACGCCGTCTACCGCAGCCACCTCGCCGACCTCGCGGACCACGACAGGCGGGTCCTGCTGGTGCTGGACAACGTCTCCGACTCGGCCCAGGTCTCGCCGCTGCTGCCCGGCAGCGGCCCGCACTGCGTCCTGATCACCTCGCGGGAGTCCCATGAGTCGCTCATCGCCCGCGAGTTACCCCTGGGCCCCCTCAGTCCCGACGAATCCGCCGAGCTGATCGGCACCGCCCTGCACCGGCGCACCCCGGACGACGACAGGCCGCTGGGCGAGGCCGACGCCGTACGCGAACTGGCCCGGCTGTGCGGTCACATGCCGCTCGCCCTGCGGATCGCCACGGCCCTCCTGCACCGGCGCCGGGCGCACCGACCGCTCACCTCACTGGTCGAGGAACTGCGGGCGGGCACCGATCCCACCCGGGTCCTCAGGAGCCGGGGCGTCGACGAATACGGCAGGGCCCTGGCCATGGCGCCGGTGTTCGAGGTGTCCTTCCGCCGGCTGCCTCCGGGCCGGGCCCGGGCGCTGTGCCTGCTGGCGCAGGTGCCCTGTCCGGACTTCAGCACCGACACGGTGGCGGTGGCCACCGGGCTGGACCGTACGGCGGTCCTGGACCTGCTCGACGACCTGATGTGCGCCCATCTGGTCAGCGGGGAGCGGCCCGGCGACGACCGGCCGGAACGCTGGCGCATCCACGATCTGGTGCGCGGCTACGCGAGCACGCTCGCCGCCGACCCCGCGCTCGTCGCGGAGGGACGGCGGGCGCGGCAACGGACACGACGCCACTACCGCACGATGGCCGAGGCAGCCGACCGCCATCTGCGGGCGCTGCACGAGGACCCGCCGCCGGGGACGTTCACCGGGCGGGCGGACGCACTCGCCTGGTGCGACGCCGAACGCGTCAATCTCGTCGCCGCCGCCCAGTGGCCCGACGAACAGGACGCCGCCGACACCCTCGGACTCGCTCTCCATCTGGCCGAGTTCCTGCGCGAGCGGCGCTTCTTCGAGGACTGGATCGCCGTCAGCCGGGTCGCCCGGGACATCGCTCACCGGTTGCAGGACCGGCACGCCGAGGCGACCGTCTGCAACCACCTCGGCAACGCGCTGCTGCGTGCCGGACGGTCGGAGGAGGCCCTCGAACCCGTGACCTACGCGGCGGACCTCTTCCACCGCTTGGCGGATCCGACCGGCGAGGGCCTGGCATGGAACATTCTCGGCCTGGCCCAGCGCCGCGTGGACCGTGCCGAGGAAGCGGTCTTCACCCACCTCCGGGCCCGCGACCGGTTCCGGGCCACCGGGGCCCGCTCCCTGGAGGGCCGGGCCTGGCACAACCTGGGCCTCGCCCTGGAGGCCACCGGCCGTCTCGACGAGGCCGCCGACGCCCTGCGGCAGGCCTGCGCCATCCACCACGCCACCCGCAACCGCATCCTGCAGGGCGACTCCCTGAACGGCCTCGGCTGCGCCCTCCACACCGCGGGCCGGACCGATCAGGCCGTCGTCGTATTCCAGGAGTCGCTCCGCATCCGCCAGGAATACGACAACTGGTACGCCACCAGTCAGACCTGGAACAACCTCGCTCGCGCGCTCGAGGCCGCGGGCCGCCCGGACGAGGCCGCCGACGCCAGGGACCGCGCTGCCGAAGCCTCCTCCCGCGCGGGAACGACCGTCGCGGTCTACGGCCACTACCACTGA
- a CDS encoding alpha-glucoside ABC transporter substrate-binding protein, with protein MSRATNALRTLLAACLLALVPGCASDTTDPLVVLGPWTGAEGEAFEAALGRLDDGTGRTYTYEGTRSLRETLVSQLEAGDPPDVAILNSIGELTEYARRDELRPLAEETAERAYPPWAPTLLVDGRRRTYWVPLKVDLKSLVWSKRGTSDDDPKWCVGLASQATSGWPGTDWIEDILLHQAGPALYTEWATSRLSWRDPAVRRAWTTWARLLGTRSAASIERSLTTSYEGASGPDGRPRGLLDSPGFGCTHEHQSAFIRYVYAGDDIRVEPSARFLDGPAAYRDSYEVAGDMAAVFSDDPAAQELVERLSSPAGRERWRAEADAAVRPLFPSTTGPAPVNPVERKIDTLLDSGARTLCFDASDVMSPELRDAFHRAVLEFFRNPAERHLASLLQQLDTVRVQVAEESAGDRSFRPPEDLCASPGG; from the coding sequence ATGAGCCGAGCCACGAACGCCCTGCGCACCCTGCTCGCGGCCTGTCTGCTCGCGCTCGTCCCCGGCTGCGCCTCGGACACCACGGATCCCCTCGTCGTCCTGGGCCCGTGGACCGGTGCGGAGGGCGAGGCCTTCGAAGCCGCCCTCGGGCGGCTCGACGACGGGACCGGCAGGACGTACACGTACGAGGGCACCCGCTCGCTGCGCGAGACCCTCGTCTCCCAGCTGGAGGCCGGCGATCCGCCGGACGTGGCGATCCTCAACAGCATCGGCGAACTCACCGAGTACGCCCGGCGCGACGAGCTGAGGCCGCTGGCCGAGGAGACCGCCGAGCGCGCGTACCCGCCGTGGGCCCCGACGCTGCTCGTGGACGGCAGGCGCCGCACGTACTGGGTGCCGCTCAAGGTCGACCTGAAGAGCCTGGTGTGGAGCAAGCGGGGCACCTCGGACGACGATCCGAAGTGGTGCGTGGGACTCGCCTCGCAGGCCACCTCCGGCTGGCCCGGCACCGACTGGATCGAGGACATCCTGCTCCACCAGGCGGGCCCCGCCCTCTACACGGAGTGGGCGACGAGCAGGCTCAGCTGGCGCGACCCCGCCGTCCGGCGGGCCTGGACGACCTGGGCACGGCTGCTCGGCACCCGCTCGGCGGCGTCGATCGAACGGTCCCTGACCACCTCGTACGAGGGCGCGTCCGGGCCGGACGGACGACCGCGCGGCCTGCTCGACTCTCCCGGTTTCGGCTGTACGCACGAGCACCAGAGCGCCTTCATCCGGTACGTGTACGCGGGCGACGACATCCGTGTGGAGCCGTCGGCGCGGTTCCTGGACGGGCCGGCCGCGTATCGCGACTCGTACGAGGTGGCCGGCGACATGGCCGCCGTCTTCAGCGACGACCCGGCGGCGCAGGAACTGGTGGAGCGGCTGTCCAGCCCGGCCGGCCGGGAGCGCTGGCGAGCGGAGGCGGACGCGGCGGTGCGCCCCCTGTTCCCGAGCACGACGGGCCCGGCGCCCGTGAACCCCGTCGAGCGGAAGATCGACACCCTGCTCGACTCCGGCGCCCGTACTCTCTGCTTCGACGCCTCGGACGTGATGTCGCCCGAGCTCCGGGACGCCTTCCACCGCGCGGTCCTGGAGTTCTTCCGCAACCCGGCGGAGCGGCATCTCGCCTCGCTGCTGCAGCAGTTGGACACCGTACGCGTCCAGGTGGCCGAGGAGTCGGCCGGCGACCGCTCGTTCCGCCCTCCCGAGGACCTCTGCGCGAGCCCCGGCGGATAG